One genomic region from Gemmobacter aquarius encodes:
- a CDS encoding aa3-type cytochrome c oxidase subunit IV has translation MADHKDYTPGNMDIRVQEKTFDNFMWFVSRGAVVVICILIFMALVNA, from the coding sequence ATGGCCGACCACAAAGACTACACACCCGGCAACATGGACATCCGCGTGCAGGAAAAGACCTTCGACAACTTCATGTGGTTCGTATCGCGTGGTGCCGTCGTCGTGATCTGCATCCTGATCTTCATGGCACTCGTGAACGCCTGA
- a CDS encoding DUF6173 family protein, which translates to MTRTKNDAPRAGAVHCDEGQVVTVETTPLPEVMAKRPLAEKSAAEWAYERLLLYIQRFEQGLDASQEVAMGFTGGAGGVLQIEGVGFYDPDLVTFYGRDEDGLKTQMIQHVTQLNVILRAVPKERPSEPPRRIGFAMMSQWEGGESGDASA; encoded by the coding sequence ATGACGAGGACGAAGAACGACGCGCCGCGCGCCGGAGCGGTGCATTGTGACGAAGGCCAGGTCGTCACGGTCGAAACGACACCTCTGCCCGAGGTCATGGCAAAGCGTCCGCTGGCCGAGAAGAGCGCTGCGGAATGGGCTTACGAGCGGCTTTTGCTTTATATCCAGCGTTTCGAACAGGGTCTGGACGCCTCGCAGGAAGTGGCGATGGGCTTTACCGGCGGTGCGGGCGGCGTGTTGCAAATCGAGGGGGTCGGGTTCTACGACCCCGATCTGGTGACTTTTTACGGCCGCGACGAGGATGGGTTGAAGACCCAGATGATCCAGCACGTGACGCAGTTGAACGTCATCTTGCGGGCGGTGCCGAAAGAGCGGCCCTCCGAACCGCCGCGCCGGATCGGCTTTGCGATGATGAGCCAGTGGGAAGGCGGCGAGTCGGGCGACGCCTCGGCCTAG
- a CDS encoding AzlD domain-containing protein — protein MIDRSTFWIVVPLLAIGTYLIRFSFLGTLGNRPLPAWLTRALKFTAVAILAALVAPGVLWPAATGGQTDPARLVAAVVTLATGIATRSTMGAIAAGAAALYGMLWLMS, from the coding sequence ATGATAGACCGAAGCACATTCTGGATCGTCGTGCCGCTTCTGGCGATCGGCACTTATCTGATTCGCTTTTCGTTTCTCGGCACGCTTGGCAACCGCCCGCTTCCGGCATGGCTGACGCGCGCTTTGAAATTCACCGCCGTGGCAATCCTGGCGGCACTTGTCGCACCCGGCGTCTTGTGGCCTGCAGCGACGGGCGGTCAGACCGACCCTGCCCGTCTGGTCGCCGCCGTGGTGACGCTTGCGACCGGCATCGCCACCCGCAGCACGATGGGCGCAATCGCCGCAGGCGCGGCCGCACTTTACGGGATGCTGTGGCTGATGTCCTGA
- the ald gene encoding alanine dehydrogenase codes for MKIGCPKEIKPQEFRVGMTPDAVHEAVAHGHSVMIEAGAGLGSGFSDAAYAAAGASIAATAQEVFAKSEMIVKVKEPQPAERARLRDGQLLFTYLHLAPDPDQTHDLLKSGVTAIAYETVTDARGGLPLLAPMSEVAGRLAPQVGAWTLQKANGGRGVLLGGVPGVSPAKVVVIGGGVVGTHAARVAAGMGADVTVLDRSLVRLRYLDDVFGGQFKNGYASAATTAALVAEADMVIGAVLIPGAAAPKLVSRAQLSTMKPGAAIVDVAIDQGGCFETSHATTHQDPIYEVDGILHYCVANMPGAVARTSTQALGNATLPFLLALADKGWRQACADDPHLLNGLNTHAGKLTYAAVGSALGLPTIPAAEALKL; via the coding sequence ATGAAGATCGGTTGCCCGAAAGAAATCAAACCACAGGAATTCCGCGTCGGGATGACACCCGACGCGGTTCACGAAGCGGTCGCGCACGGCCATAGCGTCATGATCGAAGCCGGAGCGGGCCTGGGCTCGGGGTTCAGCGATGCGGCCTATGCCGCTGCCGGTGCCAGCATCGCCGCCACGGCCCAGGAAGTGTTTGCCAAGTCCGAGATGATCGTGAAGGTCAAAGAGCCCCAGCCTGCCGAACGCGCACGGCTGCGCGACGGCCAGCTATTGTTCACCTATCTTCACCTCGCGCCCGATCCGGACCAGACGCATGACCTGCTGAAATCGGGCGTCACGGCCATCGCTTACGAAACCGTGACCGATGCCCGTGGCGGTCTGCCACTGCTGGCTCCCATGTCCGAGGTCGCCGGACGGCTTGCGCCGCAAGTCGGCGCCTGGACTTTGCAGAAAGCCAATGGCGGGCGCGGCGTGCTGCTTGGCGGCGTTCCCGGCGTGTCCCCCGCAAAGGTCGTCGTGATCGGTGGCGGTGTCGTCGGAACCCATGCGGCCAGGGTTGCGGCGGGGATGGGTGCGGACGTAACCGTGCTCGACAGGTCGCTGGTGCGGTTGCGCTATCTTGATGACGTGTTCGGCGGCCAATTCAAGAACGGCTACGCCAGCGCCGCGACCACAGCCGCTTTGGTGGCCGAGGCCGACATGGTCATCGGCGCGGTCCTGATCCCCGGCGCTGCCGCGCCAAAACTGGTCAGCCGCGCCCAGCTTTCGACGATGAAACCCGGAGCGGCCATCGTCGATGTCGCCATCGATCAGGGTGGCTGTTTCGAGACGAGCCACGCCACGACCCATCAAGACCCGATCTACGAGGTCGACGGCATCCTGCACTACTGTGTGGCCAACATGCCCGGTGCGGTTGCCCGCACCTCGACCCAGGCGCTTGGCAACGCCACGCTGCCCTTCCTGCTGGCCTTGGCCGACAAGGGCTGGCGTCAGGCCTGCGCCGACGATCCGCACCTGCTCAACGGGCTGAACACCCACGCGGGAAAACTGACCTATGCCGCCGTGGGCAGCGCACTTGGCCTGCCCACCATCCCGGCCGCCGAGGCGCTGAAACTCTGA
- the mobB gene encoding molybdopterin-guanine dinucleotide biosynthesis protein B, which yields MKVYGVIGWKNSGKTSLMERLVAEITGRGFTVSTVKHVHHDVDLDQPGKDTWRHRAAGASEVVLASAHRFAILHEHRGPEPELAEVLARMKPVDLVLVEGYKRDPHAKVEVWRRVTGHDLIQPQDALVRAVATDEPLSLPVPVLDLNDTAAVADFILGEVGLAQARPGG from the coding sequence ATGAAGGTTTATGGCGTCATCGGCTGGAAGAATTCGGGCAAGACCAGCCTGATGGAGCGGCTTGTGGCCGAAATCACAGGGCGCGGTTTCACGGTGTCGACCGTCAAGCATGTGCATCACGATGTAGACCTTGATCAACCGGGCAAGGACACGTGGCGGCATCGTGCGGCGGGGGCATCCGAAGTTGTGCTCGCCTCGGCCCATCGCTTTGCGATCCTGCACGAACATCGCGGGCCGGAACCCGAACTGGCCGAGGTTCTGGCGCGCATGAAACCGGTCGATCTGGTGCTGGTCGAAGGCTACAAACGCGATCCCCATGCCAAGGTCGAGGTCTGGCGCCGCGTGACCGGGCATGACCTGATCCAGCCGCAAGACGCCTTGGTGCGGGCGGTTGCGACAGACGAGCCCTTGTCCCTGCCGGTGCCCGTGCTCGACCTGAACGATACCGCAGCGGTCGCGGATTTTATCCTTGGCGAAGTCGGGCTTGCCCAAGCGCGGCCTGGCGGGTGA
- a CDS encoding thiol-disulfide oxidoreductase DCC family protein has product MPRFDDIAPLAVMDAECALCSWGAQMIHRLDRSGTVRICPVQSPLGAALLRHYGMEPGNPESWLFIADGFAHADFDAVIEAGRRFGGMAWPTQALRIFPRPLRDWLYRRVARNRYTVFGRGSYCAVPDPAFQRRILR; this is encoded by the coding sequence GTGCCGCGGTTTGATGATATCGCGCCGCTGGCCGTGATGGACGCCGAATGTGCCCTTTGCAGTTGGGGCGCGCAGATGATCCACCGGCTCGACCGTTCCGGGACTGTGCGGATCTGTCCGGTGCAATCCCCGCTCGGTGCCGCGCTGCTGCGGCATTACGGGATGGAACCGGGCAATCCCGAAAGCTGGCTTTTCATCGCCGATGGTTTTGCGCATGCCGATTTCGACGCCGTGATCGAAGCCGGACGGCGCTTTGGGGGCATGGCCTGGCCGACGCAGGCCCTGAGGATATTCCCGCGCCCTCTGCGGGACTGGCTTTACCGGCGCGTGGCACGTAACCGTTACACGGTCTTCGGGCGTGGCAGCTATTGCGCCGTGCCCGATCCCGCCTTTCAACGCCGTATATTGCGGTGA
- a CDS encoding AzlC family ABC transporter permease has translation MSPTRSAYFRGVYAALPFVVIVIPFGMLFGVVATEAGLQVWETMVFTLAVFAGASQFAAIQTMQENAPAAIVLVTALAVNLRMVMYSVALAPHYGEAPRWTRAIMSYFLVDQTFATATVEFEKRPDLTLSEKIAFFFGSVTPVAPVWFAASLCGALIGRAVPAEWALDFALPITFLAMVAPMLRSLPHIVAAGLSILLSLGLAWMPYGTGLLVAAGLSMTAGAALDAWLERRT, from the coding sequence ATGTCACCAACCCGCTCCGCCTATTTCCGTGGCGTCTACGCCGCCCTTCCCTTCGTGGTCATCGTCATCCCCTTCGGCATGCTTTTTGGCGTGGTCGCGACCGAGGCGGGGCTGCAAGTTTGGGAGACGATGGTCTTCACCCTTGCGGTCTTTGCCGGCGCGTCACAATTCGCGGCGATCCAGACGATGCAGGAAAATGCCCCCGCTGCAATCGTGCTGGTGACCGCGCTGGCAGTGAACCTGCGGATGGTGATGTATTCAGTCGCCCTCGCCCCGCATTACGGCGAGGCCCCGCGCTGGACGCGCGCAATCATGAGCTATTTCCTCGTGGACCAGACCTTTGCCACCGCAACGGTCGAGTTCGAGAAACGGCCCGACCTGACACTGTCCGAAAAGATCGCCTTCTTCTTCGGATCGGTCACACCCGTCGCTCCGGTCTGGTTCGCGGCTTCGCTGTGCGGGGCGCTGATCGGGCGGGCGGTGCCCGCGGAATGGGCGCTCGACTTCGCTTTGCCGATCACCTTTCTTGCCATGGTGGCGCCCATGCTGCGGAGCCTGCCGCATATCGTGGCGGCGGGTCTTTCGATCCTGTTGTCGCTGGGGCTGGCATGGATGCCTTACGGAACCGGCCTTCTGGTCGCCGCAGGCCTGTCGATGACGGCGGGCGCAGCACTCGACGCCTGGCTGGAGCGGCGGACATGA
- the mscL gene encoding large conductance mechanosensitive channel protein MscL: MLNEFKAFIAKGNVVDLAVGIIIGAAFTAIVNSLVGDLINPIIGLVTGGVDLSNLFIDLSGTAPVSLAAAREAGVPVFAYGAFITAVINFVIIAWVVFMLVKAVNRLKEATAKKEAATAAATPAGPTEIEVLLQIRDALKK, from the coding sequence ATGCTGAACGAGTTCAAGGCCTTTATCGCCAAAGGAAATGTTGTCGATCTGGCGGTAGGTATCATCATCGGCGCGGCCTTTACCGCCATCGTCAATTCGCTGGTCGGCGATCTGATCAACCCGATCATCGGCCTCGTTACGGGCGGGGTCGATTTGTCGAACCTCTTCATCGATCTGTCGGGCACCGCTCCGGTCTCGCTTGCCGCGGCACGGGAAGCGGGCGTTCCGGTTTTTGCTTACGGCGCCTTCATAACCGCCGTGATCAATTTCGTGATCATCGCCTGGGTGGTTTTCATGCTGGTCAAAGCCGTGAACCGTCTGAAAGAAGCGACCGCCAAAAAAGAAGCTGCAACTGCTGCGGCAACCCCGGCCGGACCGACCGAGATTGAGGTTCTTCTGCAGATTCGCGACGCACTGAAGAAGTAA
- the mobA gene encoding molybdenum cofactor guanylyltransferase MobA — MRLFGVILAGGQGRRMGGADKALLRLAGQTLLARAVGRLEPQVERLAINANGDASRFAALGLPVLADARSEGPLSGVLVGMDWAVAGGATAIVTVAVDCPFFPGDLVPQLALAAERSAGGVALARSGGDDHPTFGLWPVGLRDALRAFLASGEKPRVRAFADMHAAVRADFPDDGAFGNLNTPDDLARAEALLA, encoded by the coding sequence GTGCGGCTGTTCGGGGTGATCCTTGCGGGCGGGCAGGGGCGGCGCATGGGCGGGGCCGACAAGGCCCTGCTGCGTCTGGCAGGGCAGACGCTGCTGGCGCGGGCGGTCGGGCGGCTCGAGCCGCAGGTGGAGCGTCTGGCGATCAATGCCAATGGCGATGCCTCGCGCTTCGCGGCGCTCGGCCTGCCCGTGCTGGCCGATGCGCGGTCCGAGGGGCCGTTGTCGGGCGTGCTGGTGGGAATGGACTGGGCCGTTGCGGGCGGGGCCACGGCCATCGTGACCGTGGCGGTGGATTGCCCGTTCTTTCCCGGCGATCTGGTGCCGCAACTTGCGCTTGCGGCCGAGCGGTCGGCTGGCGGGGTGGCGCTTGCGCGGTCGGGCGGGGACGACCACCCGACGTTCGGCCTGTGGCCCGTAGGTCTGCGCGATGCGCTGCGGGCGTTTCTGGCAAGCGGCGAAAAGCCGAGGGTTCGGGCCTTCGCCGACATGCATGCCGCGGTGCGCGCCGATTTCCCCGATGACGGAGCCTTTGGCAACCTGAACACCCCCGATGATCTGGCGCGGGCCGAGGCGCTGCTGGCATGA
- a CDS encoding GNAT family N-acetyltransferase has protein sequence MRQVYGRLGGAWRSGVMQLAGGEGETGLFLIDGLCVQPQARGRGVGSALIEAICTEAAARGFNTVRLDVVDTNPRARSLYERRGFVLDHSTPVGPLGLVFGYSVTHTMVRYL, from the coding sequence ATGCGGCAGGTCTACGGGCGGCTTGGCGGGGCTTGGCGCAGCGGCGTGATGCAGCTTGCGGGCGGGGAAGGCGAAACCGGGCTGTTCCTGATCGACGGTCTTTGCGTCCAGCCACAGGCGCGGGGGCGTGGCGTCGGTTCGGCCCTGATCGAGGCGATCTGCACGGAAGCTGCAGCGCGGGGCTTCAACACGGTCAGGCTGGATGTGGTGGACACCAACCCCCGCGCCCGGTCGCTTTACGAAAGGCGCGGCTTCGTGCTGGACCACAGCACCCCTGTCGGGCCGCTTGGCCTGGTGTTCGGCTATAGCGTCACCCATACGATGGTGCGCTATCTATAG
- a CDS encoding acyl-CoA dehydrogenase family protein: MTYRAPVDELCFVLDHVVGFPAVAATDRFAHAAADVTAAVLAEAGQLAEKVLSPLNAVGDHLPARLVEGVTLTPPGFANGYRAIAQGGWVGCSAPPGYGGMGLPVAVTAAVNEMFSGACLALQLNPLLTQGQIEALAAHGSDEIRAIYLPRLVSGEWNGTMNLTEPQAGSDVGALRARAEPLGDGRYAVKGQKIYITWGDADFMANTCHLMLARLPDGAAGTAGISLFLVPKYLPDAAGDFVKPNAVTVIGIEHKLGLHGSPTCVMDYDGAVGWLVGEPHRGMSAMFTMMNNARLGVAVQGIGVAEAALQRAEAFAAGRVQGITPLGNGPINGHADVRRMLAVMRAEVFAARAIALACAVAGDMATATGDAAWRRRAAFLVPIAKAYGTDTGSAVADMAIQVHGGMGVIEETGVAQLLRDVRVTRIYEGTNGIQAMDLVSRKLADDAAAAFALIDEVGAGAEAALAAGAGFASLVMVAAQDLRGATSDLLSMRAVGRQAGAAAYLRAFALVLGAHFHLRAALADPARAALARVAVGRVLPEYRGLLAQVRLGAGDLYADGPVS; encoded by the coding sequence ATGACCTATCGCGCGCCCGTGGACGAACTTTGCTTCGTTCTGGATCATGTGGTGGGGTTTCCCGCCGTGGCGGCGACCGACCGTTTCGCCCATGCGGCGGCAGATGTGACGGCGGCGGTGCTGGCCGAGGCGGGGCAACTTGCCGAAAAAGTGCTCTCGCCGCTGAACGCTGTCGGCGACCACCTCCCCGCGCGACTGGTGGAAGGTGTGACGCTGACGCCGCCGGGCTTTGCCAATGGATATCGGGCGATTGCCCAAGGTGGCTGGGTCGGCTGTTCGGCGCCACCCGGATATGGCGGGATGGGGCTGCCCGTCGCGGTGACGGCGGCGGTGAACGAGATGTTTTCCGGCGCCTGTCTTGCGCTGCAACTGAACCCATTGCTGACGCAGGGCCAGATCGAGGCGCTCGCGGCGCATGGGTCGGACGAGATCAGGGCGATTTACCTGCCCAGACTGGTTTCAGGGGAATGGAACGGCACGATGAACCTGACCGAACCGCAGGCCGGGTCGGATGTGGGCGCGCTCCGTGCGCGGGCCGAACCGCTTGGTGACGGGCGCTACGCCGTGAAAGGGCAAAAGATCTACATCACATGGGGGGATGCGGATTTCATGGCGAACACCTGTCACCTCATGCTGGCGCGCTTGCCGGATGGCGCGGCGGGCACGGCGGGGATCAGCCTGTTTCTGGTGCCGAAGTATTTGCCCGATGCAGCGGGCGATTTCGTCAAGCCGAACGCGGTGACGGTTATCGGCATCGAACACAAGCTGGGGCTGCATGGCAGCCCGACCTGCGTGATGGATTATGACGGCGCCGTCGGTTGGCTGGTGGGAGAGCCACATCGTGGCATGTCGGCTATGTTCACCATGATGAACAACGCGCGGCTTGGCGTGGCGGTGCAGGGGATCGGCGTTGCCGAAGCCGCCTTGCAGCGCGCCGAGGCTTTCGCGGCGGGTCGGGTGCAGGGCATCACGCCGTTGGGGAATGGGCCGATCAACGGCCATGCCGATGTGCGCCGCATGCTTGCGGTGATGCGGGCCGAAGTCTTTGCAGCAAGGGCGATCGCGCTTGCCTGCGCCGTGGCGGGCGATATGGCGACAGCAACGGGCGACGCGGCATGGCGTCGGCGCGCAGCGTTTCTGGTGCCGATTGCCAAGGCCTATGGCACCGATACCGGAAGCGCCGTTGCCGACATGGCGATACAGGTTCATGGCGGCATGGGCGTCATCGAAGAGACCGGCGTCGCACAACTGTTGCGCGATGTGCGCGTGACGCGGATTTACGAAGGTACCAACGGTATTCAGGCGATGGACCTCGTATCGCGCAAGCTGGCAGATGATGCGGCGGCTGCTTTTGCGTTGATCGACGAGGTGGGTGCGGGGGCCGAGGCGGCGCTTGCGGCAGGGGCCGGTTTTGCATCGCTGGTCATGGTTGCTGCCCAGGATTTGCGCGGCGCGACGAGCGACTTGCTTTCGATGCGGGCGGTGGGCAGGCAGGCGGGGGCCGCGGCCTATCTGCGGGCCTTTGCGCTGGTTCTGGGGGCGCATTTCCATCTGCGGGCGGCACTGGCCGATCCCGCACGCGCGGCTTTGGCGCGGGTGGCTGTCGGACGCGTTTTGCCGGAGTACCGCGGCCTTCTGGCGCAGGTGCGGTTGGGGGCCGGCGATCTTTATGCCGATGGCCCGGTATCGTGA
- a CDS encoding Lrp/AsnC family transcriptional regulator has product MPELDATDRRILTVLQREGRITNAELSERVNLSPSACHRRTQRLEEEGFIAGYVALLDARRLGRPTTVFVEITLQGQADELLDAFEREVAKIPDILECHLMAGQADYLLKIMTEDTEDFARIHRQYLSRLPGVRQMHSSFSLRTVVKTTALAV; this is encoded by the coding sequence ATGCCGGAACTTGACGCAACCGACCGCCGCATCCTGACCGTCTTGCAAAGGGAGGGCCGGATCACCAACGCCGAACTGTCGGAACGGGTCAACCTGTCGCCTTCGGCCTGCCACCGGCGGACGCAACGGCTGGAGGAAGAAGGCTTCATTGCCGGATATGTGGCACTCCTCGATGCGCGCCGGCTCGGGCGGCCGACGACCGTGTTCGTCGAAATCACGCTTCAGGGACAGGCCGACGAGTTGCTCGACGCCTTCGAGCGCGAGGTGGCCAAGATCCCGGACATTCTGGAATGTCACCTCATGGCGGGGCAGGCGGACTATCTGCTCAAGATCATGACCGAGGATACCGAGGATTTCGCCCGCATCCACCGCCAATACCTGAGCAGGCTGCCGGGCGTGCGGCAGATGCATTCCAGCTTCTCCCTGCGGACCGTGGTCAAGACGACGGCGCTGGCGGTCTGA